The following are encoded in a window of Apis mellifera strain DH4 linkage group LG10, Amel_HAv3.1, whole genome shotgun sequence genomic DNA:
- the LOC412051 gene encoding palmitoyltransferase app isoform X1, with amino-acid sequence MPHITRKWELFPGRNRFCCDGRVMMAPQTGVFYVTVCLIAGTSGLFFAFDCPFLAVHITPAIPVIGGLLFIFVMSALFRTSFSDPGVIPRATLDEAAYIEKQIEVPNNGNSKMYRPPPRTKEVLVKGQPVKLKYCFTCKIFRPPRASHCSLCDNCVERFDHHCPWVGNCVGRRNYRYFYAFIVSLAFLCVFIFACAVTHLIMLTKDDRPFLEAVRISPGSVVVAVICFFSVWSILGLAGFHTYLTTSNQTTNEDIKGSFSIKTGQENFNLYSQGNICGNCFYVLCGPAPPSLIDRRGIVTPEYRAEQERVGGDNVITNNKTYGTVKIIQPQSNGTTVQINPSPDLTGSMNNLVSDQHSSQIESINGSTTNSVSQLVTNEVPLASLNIAPIDIDEIAPLPSRQSIVVSSTLDTSSIPSVTVTTPLSASRLRLLQDTTMIESALDLDSLEDASVGRGSQAGLIKMGAV; translated from the exons atgccTCACATAACACGAAAATGGGAACTTTTCCCAGGCAGAAATCGATTTTGTTGTGATGGTAGAGTAATGATGGCACCACAAACTGGAGTTTTTTATGTGACTGTGTGTCTCATTGCTGGAACAAGTGGattattttttgcttttga ttgTCCATTTTTAGCAGTTCATATAACACCTGCTATTCCAGTTATTGgtggtttattatttatttttgtaatgtcTGCTTTGTTCAGAACAAGTTTTAGTGATCCTGGTGTTATTCCAAGAGCAACTCTTGATGAAGCTGCCTATATTGAAAAACAGAttg AGGTACCAAACAATGGTAATTCTAAAATGTATAGACCTCCACCTCGAACAAAAGAGGTATTAGTCAAAGGACAAccagtaaaattaaaatattgttttacttgtaaaatatttagaccACCAAGAGCTTCACATTGTAGCCTATGTGACAACTGTGTag agAGATTTGATCATCATTGTCCATGGGTGGGAAATTGTGTTGGTAGGAGGAATTACAGATATTTTTATGCCTTTATTGTCTCTTTGGCATTTCTTTGTGTTTTCATATTTGCATGTGCTGTTACACATTTAATAATGC TCACAAAAGATGATAGACCATTTTTAGAAGCAGTGAGAATATCTCCTGGAAGTGTTGTTGTAGCagttatatgttttttttctgtttggAGTATTCTTGGTCTTGCTGGTTTTCATACATATTTAACTACTAGTAATCAGACAACTAATGaagat attaaggggtcattttctattaaaacagggcaagaaaatttcaatttatatagtcAAGGAAATATATGTGGAAACTGTTTCTATGTATTGTGTGGACCAGCGCCACCTAGTTTAAttg atcgaAGAGGTATTGTAACTCCAGAATATCGTGCAGAACAAGAAAGAGTTGGTGGTGACAATgtaattactaataataaaacttatggtactgtaaaaattatacaaccacag tcTAATGGTACAACTGTTCAAATAAATCCTAGTCCAGATCTCACAGGTTCTATGAACAATCTTGTTTCTGATCAACATTCGTCACAAATTGAATCAATAAATG GTAGTACTACAAACAGCGTGAGTCAACTTGTTACCAATGAAGTACCATTAGCATCACTTAATATAGCTCCAATTGATATCGATGAAATTGCTCCGCTACCTTCCCGTCAGAGTATTGTCGTTTCATCTACATTGGATACATCTTCTATACCTTCGGTAACTGTAACAACACCTTTATCTGCATCTAGACTTAGATTATTACAAGATACTACCATGATAGAGTCTGCTTTAGACTTAGATTCATTGGAAGATGCAAGTGTTGGTAGAGGCAGTCAAGCAGGACTTATAAAAATGGGAGCAGtataa
- the LOC727269 gene encoding zinc finger protein 271 isoform X1 yields the protein MWGAKEKKMAIAASENYQLKWHSYGAHLHSSVATLLHSESFADVLLATSCGRHVAAHRFVLAACSSYLSHIFQTCHFGANTNAPIIVVLPTEIGYRTLKILIQYMYSGEATVTNDQLEGVLKAGDILRVRGLWRSNTGSKKENIQSNNQKMDREKREQPPLTGQIQKIKLVQPSAEKIVENTQQNTPIQNNIQPQKPISERKSIEKVEEKTSEPESKKVLEENKNNEQNKNKENVENNGKKRKTTNSDVESNKSKSEDGENTELNLELLVKDEPIWEETIDPSESLTIDHEIDIKPEIVHSADEEEEYSPLTCDMCSQTFNRPSDWVRHIEFTHADMTENRRKKRKGDVDDDSKDFPPLKCDLCGNMYSTPQEWVRHIQTEHTEEQLALMNNSAPPKPKRVHSHQKLCNICQKEFPSHASMVIHQRTHTGEKPFLCSYCKKGFNVKSNLLRHLRTLHDKYVHPSLYGSNGNTNA from the exons ATGTGGGGTGCCAAAGAGA AAAAAATGGCCATCGCTGCTTCAGAGAATTATCAACTTAAATGGCACAGCTATGGTGCTCATCTGCACAGCTCTGTTGCGACATTACTCCATTCAGAATCCTTCGCAGATGTCTTGTTAGCAACATCCTGTGGCCGGCACGTGGCGGCTCATCGATTTGTCCTTGCCGCTTGCTCTTCGTATCTTagtcatatttttcaaacatgtCATTTCGGTGCAAACACAAACGCTCCAATAATTGtg GTATTACCAACAGAAATTGGTTATCGTACATTAAAAATACTGATTCAATATATGTACAGTGGTGAAGCTACAGTAACAAATGATCAATTAGAAGGTGTATTAAAAGCAGGCGATATATTACGTGTACGTGGTTTATGGAGATCTAATACTggaagtaaaaaagaaaatatacaatcGAATAACCAGAAAATGGATAGAGAAAAACGGGAGCAGCCACCTTTAACTggtcaaattcaaaaaatcaaattagttCAACCGAGCGcggaaaaaattgttgaaaatacaCAACAGAATACaccaatacaaaataatattcaacctCAGAAACCTATATCAGAAAGAAAGAGTATTGAAAAAGTTGAAGAGAAAACTAGCGAACCAGAATCTAAGAAAGTTttggaggaaaataaaaataatgaacaaaataaGAACAAGGAAAATGTGGAAAACAAtggtaaaaaaaggaaaacaaccAATAGTGATGTAGAatctaataaatctaaaagtgAAGATGGCGAAAAT ACTGAATTGAATTTAGAACTTTTAGTAAAAGATGAACCAATTTGGGAAGAAACTATTGATCCATCAGAATCATTAACGATAGATCACGAGATTGATATAAAAccg GAAATCGTACATAGTgcagatgaagaagaagaatatagcCCGTTAACATGCGATATGTGCAGTCAAACATTTAATCGACCATCAGATTGGGTAAGACATATTGAATTTACACATGCTGATATGAccgaaaatcgaagaaaaaagaggaag gGTGATGTAGATGACGATAGCAAAGATTTTCCACCTTTAAAATGTGATCTTTGTGGTAATATGTATTCAACACCTCAAGAATGGGTACGTCATATACAAACCGAACATACAGAAGAGCAATTAGCTCTAATGAATAACTCAGCACCTCCTAAACCAAAAAGAGTTCATAGTCATCAAAAATTGTGCAACATTTGTCAAAAAGAATTTCCAAGCCATGCGTCGATGGTAATTCATCAAAGAACGCATACAGGGGAAAAGCCTTTTCTTTGTTCCTATTGTAAAAAAGGCTTTAAcgtaaaaagtaatttattaaggCATTTAAGGACATTGCATGACAAATATGTACATCCCAGTTTATATGGGAGTAATGGCAACACGAATGCTTAA
- the LOC727261 gene encoding protein odr-4 homolog: MGRTVYAEERLHNYLISLIRPDEYTIGLIVGQSTGQKDYIVHLAKTPPPIGKNIVEEILLNTTIKSEQNTIENHIKSVKDIPESWVADHAKHVTRMLPGGMRVLGTFIIGPEDSINDNNIQKFKSILTTMHKNLLYNKYLCGDNNEEHLILNLNSITQKYTCKSIEINKNGIFKSVDWKFQTRATKWHQLEAFINFDRLFLIAANKDPETLKKQLQDILKTVSDIVETSLIVIEGEVWSPHDTLEVISKNKKDEKNCKSNEKNNNDQSIQINLYIPCQEENINSDVKVTPCSASIRLIGQLVSRTFVHQKAIVEEANTAIKQDIIRSLASRLEMHWDSLIEEENGSPEENITLHEPPRRVLIALPESKITLSDYLFPGEGAQEALLSLQELLDLEVHESTVQKDIELEADPAEFYFQNKIDVKTVDLGIDSSGNQIKIYITSFSIALLIIIFAIIIHKFY, encoded by the exons atgGGACGAACTGTATACGCAGAGGAACGTcttcacaattatttaatatctttaataaggCCAGATGAATACACAATAGGACTAATTGTGGGACAG agTACTGgtcaaaaagattatattgtacatttaGCAAAAACACCACCACCTAttggtaaaaatattgtagaaGAAATATTGCTTAATACTACAATAAAATCTGAACAAAATACTATTGAAAACCACATCAAATCAGTAAAAGATATACCTGAGAGTTGGGTTGCAGATCATGCAaaacat GTGACTAGAATGTTACCTGGTGGAATGCGTGTTCTTGGCACATTTATTATTGGTCCAGAGGAcagtataaatgataataatatacaaaaatttaaatctattcttACAAcaatgcataaaaatttattatacaataaatacttATGTGGGGATAATAATGAAGAACatcttatcttaaatttaaatagcattacacaaaa atacacTTGTAAatctatagaaataaataaaaatggaatatttaaatcagtAGATTGGAAATTTCAAACTAGAGCTACTAAGTGGCACCAACTTGaagcatttataaattttgaccGCTTATTTCTTATTGCTGCTAATAAAGATCCAGAAACtcttaaaaaacaattgcaagatattttaaaaactgtaTCAGATATTGTTGAAACTTCTCTTATTGTTATTGAAGGAGAAGTTTGGTCCCCACATGATACATTAGAAGTAATtagcaaaaacaaaaaagatgaaaaaaattgtaaaagtaatgaaaaaaataataatgaccAATCTATTCaaattaacttatatattCCATGt CAAGAAGAGAATATTAATTCTGATGTGAAGGTAACGCCATGTTCTGCTTCTATACGTTTGATTGGTCAATTAGTAAGTAGAACTTTTGTTCATCAAAAAGCAATTGTTGAAGAAGCTAATACAGCGATAAAACAAGACATAATAAGATCATTAGCAAGTAGATTAGAAATGCATTGGGATAGtttaattgaagaagaaaatggatCTCCGGAag aaaatataacattacatGAACCTCCAAGAAGAGTATTAATAGCATTGCCTGAAAGTAAAATTACCTTATCGGATTATCTATTTCCTGGTGAAGGAGCTCAAGAAGCTCTTTTATCATTGCAAGAACTTTTAGACTTAGAAGTTCATGAAAGTACCGttcaaaaagatattgaacTTGAAGctg atcccgcagaattttattttcaaaataaaattgatgtaaAAACTGTTGATCTTGGTATAGATTCATCTGGAAatcaaataaagatatatattacaagTTTTAGTATTgcacttttaattataatttttgctattataatacataaattttattaa
- the LOC727269 gene encoding zinc finger protein 271 isoform X2, with translation MSSEKMAIAASENYQLKWHSYGAHLHSSVATLLHSESFADVLLATSCGRHVAAHRFVLAACSSYLSHIFQTCHFGANTNAPIIVVLPTEIGYRTLKILIQYMYSGEATVTNDQLEGVLKAGDILRVRGLWRSNTGSKKENIQSNNQKMDREKREQPPLTGQIQKIKLVQPSAEKIVENTQQNTPIQNNIQPQKPISERKSIEKVEEKTSEPESKKVLEENKNNEQNKNKENVENNGKKRKTTNSDVESNKSKSEDGENTELNLELLVKDEPIWEETIDPSESLTIDHEIDIKPEIVHSADEEEEYSPLTCDMCSQTFNRPSDWVRHIEFTHADMTENRRKKRKGDVDDDSKDFPPLKCDLCGNMYSTPQEWVRHIQTEHTEEQLALMNNSAPPKPKRVHSHQKLCNICQKEFPSHASMVIHQRTHTGEKPFLCSYCKKGFNVKSNLLRHLRTLHDKYVHPSLYGSNGNTNA, from the exons ATGTCGTCAG AAAAAATGGCCATCGCTGCTTCAGAGAATTATCAACTTAAATGGCACAGCTATGGTGCTCATCTGCACAGCTCTGTTGCGACATTACTCCATTCAGAATCCTTCGCAGATGTCTTGTTAGCAACATCCTGTGGCCGGCACGTGGCGGCTCATCGATTTGTCCTTGCCGCTTGCTCTTCGTATCTTagtcatatttttcaaacatgtCATTTCGGTGCAAACACAAACGCTCCAATAATTGtg GTATTACCAACAGAAATTGGTTATCGTACATTAAAAATACTGATTCAATATATGTACAGTGGTGAAGCTACAGTAACAAATGATCAATTAGAAGGTGTATTAAAAGCAGGCGATATATTACGTGTACGTGGTTTATGGAGATCTAATACTggaagtaaaaaagaaaatatacaatcGAATAACCAGAAAATGGATAGAGAAAAACGGGAGCAGCCACCTTTAACTggtcaaattcaaaaaatcaaattagttCAACCGAGCGcggaaaaaattgttgaaaatacaCAACAGAATACaccaatacaaaataatattcaacctCAGAAACCTATATCAGAAAGAAAGAGTATTGAAAAAGTTGAAGAGAAAACTAGCGAACCAGAATCTAAGAAAGTTttggaggaaaataaaaataatgaacaaaataaGAACAAGGAAAATGTGGAAAACAAtggtaaaaaaaggaaaacaaccAATAGTGATGTAGAatctaataaatctaaaagtgAAGATGGCGAAAAT ACTGAATTGAATTTAGAACTTTTAGTAAAAGATGAACCAATTTGGGAAGAAACTATTGATCCATCAGAATCATTAACGATAGATCACGAGATTGATATAAAAccg GAAATCGTACATAGTgcagatgaagaagaagaatatagcCCGTTAACATGCGATATGTGCAGTCAAACATTTAATCGACCATCAGATTGGGTAAGACATATTGAATTTACACATGCTGATATGAccgaaaatcgaagaaaaaagaggaag gGTGATGTAGATGACGATAGCAAAGATTTTCCACCTTTAAAATGTGATCTTTGTGGTAATATGTATTCAACACCTCAAGAATGGGTACGTCATATACAAACCGAACATACAGAAGAGCAATTAGCTCTAATGAATAACTCAGCACCTCCTAAACCAAAAAGAGTTCATAGTCATCAAAAATTGTGCAACATTTGTCAAAAAGAATTTCCAAGCCATGCGTCGATGGTAATTCATCAAAGAACGCATACAGGGGAAAAGCCTTTTCTTTGTTCCTATTGTAAAAAAGGCTTTAAcgtaaaaagtaatttattaaggCATTTAAGGACATTGCATGACAAATATGTACATCCCAGTTTATATGGGAGTAATGGCAACACGAATGCTTAA
- the LOC412051 gene encoding uncharacterized protein LOC412051 isoform X2 has translation MPHITRKWELFPGRNRFCCDGRVMMAPQTGVFYVTVCLIAGTSGLFFAFDCPFLAVHITPAIPVIGGLLFIFVMSALFRTSFSDPGVIPRATLDEAAYIEKQIEVPNNGNSKMYRPPPRTKEVLVKGQPVKLKYCFTCKIFRPPRASHCSLCDNCVERFDHHCPWVGNCVGRRNYRYFYAFIVSLAFLCVFIFACAVTHLIMLTKDDRPFLEAVRISPGSVVVAVICFFSVWSILGLAGFHTYLTTSNQTTNEDIKGSFSIKTGQENFNLYSQGNICGNCFYVLCGPAPPSLIDRRGIVTPEYRAEQERVGGDNVITNNKTYGTVKIIQPQSNGTTVQINPSPDLTGSMNNLVSDQHSSQIESINGELNLLRHTIHYPEDLSKYSREYIDDTYVPAYPRQYCFQDSIKHVKYDTEIENPDFQRYPCRCEENLHKYSHKCREEYHRCSDNNLIYDQCVSDQKYDIDLQKYPQRYSEDSVRYKINDKSIYTDLQKFPQCYSEDPLRISQSHTLKYNNLRCTVHGLKYPISKNLLPTVVMSRILGAGGMPIIGQNAIGLAVNRFGSEPLTNAFFYTENSLCPNDSTEEDLLNRRYIMNSISSTTNSVSQLVTNEVPLASLNIAPIDIDEIAPLPSRQSIVVSSTLDTSSIPSVTVTTPLSASRLRLLQDTTMIESALDLDSLEDASVGRGSQAGLIKMGAV, from the exons atgccTCACATAACACGAAAATGGGAACTTTTCCCAGGCAGAAATCGATTTTGTTGTGATGGTAGAGTAATGATGGCACCACAAACTGGAGTTTTTTATGTGACTGTGTGTCTCATTGCTGGAACAAGTGGattattttttgcttttga ttgTCCATTTTTAGCAGTTCATATAACACCTGCTATTCCAGTTATTGgtggtttattatttatttttgtaatgtcTGCTTTGTTCAGAACAAGTTTTAGTGATCCTGGTGTTATTCCAAGAGCAACTCTTGATGAAGCTGCCTATATTGAAAAACAGAttg AGGTACCAAACAATGGTAATTCTAAAATGTATAGACCTCCACCTCGAACAAAAGAGGTATTAGTCAAAGGACAAccagtaaaattaaaatattgttttacttgtaaaatatttagaccACCAAGAGCTTCACATTGTAGCCTATGTGACAACTGTGTag agAGATTTGATCATCATTGTCCATGGGTGGGAAATTGTGTTGGTAGGAGGAATTACAGATATTTTTATGCCTTTATTGTCTCTTTGGCATTTCTTTGTGTTTTCATATTTGCATGTGCTGTTACACATTTAATAATGC TCACAAAAGATGATAGACCATTTTTAGAAGCAGTGAGAATATCTCCTGGAAGTGTTGTTGTAGCagttatatgttttttttctgtttggAGTATTCTTGGTCTTGCTGGTTTTCATACATATTTAACTACTAGTAATCAGACAACTAATGaagat attaaggggtcattttctattaaaacagggcaagaaaatttcaatttatatagtcAAGGAAATATATGTGGAAACTGTTTCTATGTATTGTGTGGACCAGCGCCACCTAGTTTAAttg atcgaAGAGGTATTGTAACTCCAGAATATCGTGCAGAACAAGAAAGAGTTGGTGGTGACAATgtaattactaataataaaacttatggtactgtaaaaattatacaaccacag tcTAATGGTACAACTGTTCAAATAAATCCTAGTCCAGATCTCACAGGTTCTATGAACAATCTTGTTTCTGATCAACATTCGTCACAAATTGAATCAATAAATGGTGAGTTAAATCTTTTGAGGCACACTATTCATTACCCAGAGgatctttcgaaatattcacGAGAGTACATTGATGATACTTATGTTCCGGCATATCCCCGACAATATTGTTTTCAGGATTCCATAAAACATGTAAAGTATGATACAGAAATAGAAAATCCagattttcaaagatatcCATGTAGGTGTGAAgagaatttacataaatattctcaTAAATGTAGGGAAGAATATCATAGATGTtcggataataatttaatatatgatcaaTGTGTTAGTGaccaaaaatatgatattgatCTTCAGAAATATCCGCAAAGATATTCTGAAGATTCTgtacgatataaaattaatgataaaagtaTTTACACTGATCTCCAAAAATTTCCACAATGTTACTCTGAAGATCCACTACGAATATCTCAATCTCATactcttaaatataataatttgaggtGCACTGTTCATGGtttaaaatatccaatatcaaaaaatctttTGCCAACTGTTGTAATGTCACGAATATTAGGAGCAGGAGGAATGCCAATTATTGGTCAAAATGCAATAGGACTAGCAGTTAATAGATTTGGTTCAGAACCTTTAACtaatgcttttttttatacagaaaaCTCTTTATGTCCAAATGATAGTACTGAAGAAGATCTTTTAAATCGAAGATATATCATGAATTCAATAA GTAGTACTACAAACAGCGTGAGTCAACTTGTTACCAATGAAGTACCATTAGCATCACTTAATATAGCTCCAATTGATATCGATGAAATTGCTCCGCTACCTTCCCGTCAGAGTATTGTCGTTTCATCTACATTGGATACATCTTCTATACCTTCGGTAACTGTAACAACACCTTTATCTGCATCTAGACTTAGATTATTACAAGATACTACCATGATAGAGTCTGCTTTAGACTTAGATTCATTGGAAGATGCAAGTGTTGGTAGAGGCAGTCAAGCAGGACTTATAAAAATGGGAGCAGtataa